From a region of the Sulfuriferula plumbiphila genome:
- a CDS encoding glycoside hydrolase family 57 protein produces the protein MPTRCLDLILCWHFHQPDYRDYASGEYRLPWTYLHAIKDYSDMAAHLEAHPQMHVTCNFVPVLLDQLEDYTSQFKANKPRDPLLALLIEPELEHIAQVQRDLILEYCFRCNHVTMVRPYPAYHQLAELFQLAERQGRDALNYLSGQYLSDLVTWYHLVWTGETVRHQYPWLLDLMKKGRGFTLADRRSVYQLIGEVTIDLIPRYRKLAASGQIEISSTPHYHPIAPVLMDFAAAREAWPQCELPVEAAYPGGAARVRRHLDSALATHQQRFGAAAQGIWPAEGGISTALVGMFDEAGMAWSASGEAVLANSLHAAVVPDADQRQLRYRPYRVAGHKTLCFFRDDRLSDMIGFEYAKWHANDAVKHFVAELETILHQAPEHETPVVSVILDGENAWEYYPYNGYFFLDELYAALENHPGIHTHSFASYLAERAKHPHAAQVGELPRLVAGSWVYGTFSTWIGVPEKNRAWDLLARAKQQYDLVMATDTLSAAEKTAAEAQLCDCESSDWFWWFGGSNPRHSVESFDRLYRANLVQLYHLLKLPVPDALSIPISHGGSEAEAGGTMRRAS, from the coding sequence ATGCCCACACGCTGTCTTGATCTCATCCTGTGCTGGCATTTTCACCAGCCAGACTACCGCGACTATGCCAGCGGCGAATACCGCCTGCCCTGGACTTATCTGCACGCCATCAAGGATTACAGCGACATGGCTGCGCATCTGGAGGCGCATCCGCAGATGCACGTAACATGCAATTTCGTGCCGGTACTGCTTGACCAGCTGGAAGATTACACCAGCCAGTTCAAGGCGAACAAACCGCGCGACCCGTTACTGGCCTTGCTGATAGAACCCGAGCTGGAACACATAGCGCAAGTGCAGCGCGACCTGATTCTGGAATACTGCTTTCGCTGCAATCATGTCACCATGGTGCGGCCTTATCCAGCCTACCACCAGCTGGCTGAGCTGTTCCAGCTGGCAGAGAGGCAGGGGCGCGACGCTTTGAATTATCTTTCCGGGCAATACCTCTCCGACCTGGTGACCTGGTACCACCTCGTCTGGACAGGCGAGACCGTGCGCCACCAGTATCCGTGGTTGCTGGATCTGATGAAAAAAGGCAGGGGTTTTACCCTGGCAGACCGGCGCAGCGTGTACCAGCTGATCGGCGAAGTGACTATCGACCTGATTCCGCGCTACCGCAAGCTTGCCGCCTCCGGCCAGATAGAAATCTCCAGTACGCCACACTATCACCCGATTGCCCCGGTGTTGATGGATTTTGCTGCGGCACGCGAAGCCTGGCCGCAGTGCGAATTGCCTGTCGAGGCGGCTTATCCCGGTGGTGCGGCGCGCGTGCGGCGGCACCTGGATTCTGCGCTTGCCACCCACCAACAGCGCTTTGGTGCGGCAGCGCAGGGCATCTGGCCGGCCGAAGGCGGTATCTCGACGGCGCTGGTTGGCATGTTCGATGAAGCCGGGATGGCATGGAGCGCGAGTGGCGAGGCAGTGCTGGCCAATAGCCTGCATGCTGCCGTGGTGCCTGATGCCGACCAGCGCCAGCTGCGTTATCGTCCCTATCGCGTGGCCGGGCACAAGACGCTGTGTTTCTTTCGTGACGACCGGCTGTCCGACATGATCGGTTTTGAATATGCCAAGTGGCACGCCAATGATGCCGTCAAACATTTTGTCGCCGAGCTGGAAACCATTCTGCATCAGGCTCCGGAGCACGAAACCCCGGTGGTGAGCGTGATTCTCGATGGCGAGAACGCCTGGGAATACTATCCCTATAACGGCTATTTCTTCCTCGACGAACTGTACGCCGCGCTGGAAAATCACCCCGGCATTCATACCCACAGCTTCGCCAGCTACTTGGCGGAGCGCGCCAAGCACCCGCATGCCGCGCAAGTTGGCGAGTTGCCACGTCTGGTAGCGGGTAGCTGGGTTTACGGTACGTTTTCGACCTGGATTGGCGTGCCGGAAAAAAACCGTGCCTGGGATCTGCTGGCGCGTGCCAAGCAGCAGTATGATCTGGTCATGGCCACTGACACGCTGAGCGCGGCAGAAAAGACTGCCGCAGAAGCGCAACTGTGCGATTGCGAGAGCTCGGACTGGTTCTGGTGGTTTGGCGGCTCCAACCCGCGCCATAGCGTGGAGAGCTTTGACCGCCTGTATCGGGCCAACCTGGTTCAGCTCTACCACCTCCTCAAACTGCCCGTGCCGGATGCATTGAGTATTCCCATCAGCCACGGCGGCAGCGAAGCCGAGGCGGGCGGCACCATGCGCCGGGCATCCTGA
- a CDS encoding alpha-amylase/4-alpha-glucanotransferase domain-containing protein, whose protein sequence is MKPTISLLFGVHAHQPVGNFTEVLDDAQRRCYGPFIRTLYRYPRFRFAAHFSGWLLDYLLRVYPEDMALLKQMVARGQLEMVGAGDTEPVLAAIPYRDRMSQLNALSERLHAAFGQRPQGAWLTERVWEATVVPALADAGIGYVTVDDYHFLCAGQDADKLNGFFTTEEDGRRLDLYPISEALRYRLPFAPAHEAVAHIESLAKTGEAAAIYFDDIEKFGIWPETYAWVFEKGWLTQFIEGVLASQIIRTETFSAHHARAKTHGVVYLPTTSYIEMNEWTLPAHVAARYDGLIAASKASGRFESEKAFLRGGIWKNFFSVYPESNWMHKRMLSLSQRLQTLPAEQASERMRVLLHEAQANDAYWHGLFGGLYLPHLRRAVYNAIVELEGLLDSTIPRPAVLRADTDMDGNDEIFLHNSALQAVVRLDGSASVIELDAYRLRHNFGDTLRRQPEHYHHKTLVNDPGAAHHGDGINSAHDRISFKHIVTQDDLTYDAAGRTLFRDTLHDVDEGAIALDYVLRASTEDKLSFVAQTRAGALHKHIAMLDGQLKVTYQFPKKLHGQFITEINLAMPSCDGPAGRFVLQGEIPGGFGQPLTVEVLDQISVEDAVLGGSLSLDVSPPARFAAQPLFTVSQSEAGFEKIMQAVTLQLDWQLPTVENQLELSLLISPA, encoded by the coding sequence ATGAAGCCTACCATTTCCCTGCTTTTTGGCGTCCACGCCCACCAGCCAGTGGGCAACTTTACTGAAGTGCTCGATGACGCTCAGCGGCGCTGTTACGGGCCGTTTATCCGCACCCTGTACCGTTATCCGCGGTTCCGTTTTGCCGCGCATTTTTCCGGCTGGCTGCTCGATTATCTGCTGCGCGTTTACCCGGAGGACATGGCGTTGCTCAAACAAATGGTAGCGCGCGGCCAATTGGAAATGGTCGGCGCCGGCGACACCGAACCGGTACTGGCAGCAATCCCCTACCGCGACCGCATGAGCCAGCTCAATGCCTTGTCCGAGCGCCTCCATGCCGCCTTTGGCCAGCGCCCGCAAGGCGCCTGGCTCACCGAGCGGGTGTGGGAAGCGACCGTGGTGCCGGCGCTGGCTGATGCCGGTATTGGCTATGTCACCGTGGACGACTATCACTTCCTGTGTGCCGGACAGGACGCGGACAAACTCAACGGCTTTTTTACTACCGAGGAAGATGGCCGTCGCCTGGATCTTTATCCCATTTCCGAGGCCTTGCGTTATCGGCTGCCGTTTGCTCCGGCGCACGAGGCGGTGGCCCATATCGAATCGCTGGCCAAAACCGGCGAGGCAGCGGCGATTTATTTTGATGACATTGAAAAATTCGGTATCTGGCCGGAAACCTACGCCTGGGTATTTGAAAAAGGCTGGCTCACCCAGTTCATCGAAGGCGTGCTGGCCTCACAGATCATCCGCACCGAAACCTTCAGCGCGCATCATGCGCGCGCCAAGACTCACGGCGTCGTATATTTACCCACCACGTCCTATATTGAAATGAACGAATGGACGCTGCCCGCGCATGTCGCTGCGCGCTATGATGGCTTGATTGCTGCGAGCAAGGCGAGCGGACGTTTTGAATCCGAAAAAGCTTTTCTGCGCGGCGGTATCTGGAAAAATTTTTTCTCCGTGTACCCCGAATCCAACTGGATGCACAAGCGCATGTTAAGCCTGTCGCAACGTCTCCAGACGCTGCCAGCGGAGCAGGCAAGCGAGCGCATGCGCGTGCTGCTGCATGAAGCCCAGGCCAACGATGCCTACTGGCACGGTCTGTTCGGCGGCCTGTACCTGCCGCATCTGCGCCGCGCCGTGTACAACGCCATCGTCGAGCTAGAAGGACTGCTGGACAGCACAATACCGCGCCCGGCCGTGTTGCGCGCAGACACGGATATGGACGGCAATGATGAGATTTTCCTTCACAACAGTGCCCTGCAGGCGGTGGTGCGGCTGGACGGCAGCGCCAGCGTGATCGAACTGGATGCCTACCGCCTGCGGCACAACTTTGGCGATACCCTGCGCCGCCAGCCGGAGCATTATCACCACAAAACTCTGGTCAATGACCCCGGCGCAGCGCATCACGGCGATGGCATCAACTCAGCACACGACCGCATCAGTTTCAAACACATTGTGACGCAGGACGACCTGACCTACGATGCGGCGGGACGCACGCTATTCAGGGACACGCTGCATGATGTCGATGAGGGTGCAATCGCGCTGGATTATGTGCTGCGGGCAAGTACCGAAGACAAGCTGAGTTTTGTTGCCCAGACCCGTGCCGGTGCACTGCACAAGCATATTGCCATGCTGGACGGACAGCTTAAGGTGACTTACCAATTCCCTAAAAAACTGCACGGCCAGTTCATCACCGAAATCAATCTGGCCATGCCCAGTTGCGATGGTCCGGCGGGGCGTTTCGTGCTTCAGGGCGAGATTCCCGGGGGATTTGGCCAGCCGCTGACAGTGGAAGTACTGGATCAAATCAGTGTGGAAGACGCTGTGCTGGGCGGCAGTTTGTCGCTCGATGTGAGCCCGCCAGCCAGGTTTGCTGCGCAGCCCCTGTTTACGGTATCGCAATCCGAAGCCGGATTTGAGAAAATCATGCAGGCAGTGACCCTGCAACTGGACTGGCAGCTGCCAACAGTCGAAAATCAGCTGGAGCTCAGCCTGCTAATCTCACCTGCTTGA
- a CDS encoding FKBP-type peptidyl-prolyl cis-trans isomerase, translating to MLKKTVANNKVVYLTYSIIDQNGAVFEQYDVPIGYVHGANSGLFEKIEATLAGHEEGERVEVILTPGDGFGQHQPELTFTDSIDNVPPQFRHVGASVSFENDAGESKEFRVTKIEDGKLTVDGNHPLAGQTVRFIVNIVDIRDATAEEIANGRPEDAGAPRLH from the coding sequence ATGCTTAAAAAAACCGTGGCAAACAACAAGGTGGTGTATCTCACCTACAGCATCATTGACCAGAATGGTGCGGTATTCGAACAGTACGATGTGCCTATCGGCTACGTTCACGGCGCCAATAGCGGCCTGTTCGAGAAAATCGAGGCCACGCTGGCGGGGCATGAGGAAGGTGAGCGGGTGGAGGTGATTCTCACGCCCGGTGACGGCTTTGGACAACATCAGCCTGAGCTCACCTTTACCGACAGCATCGACAATGTGCCGCCCCAGTTTCGCCACGTAGGCGCGTCCGTGAGCTTTGAAAACGACGCAGGCGAGAGCAAGGAATTTCGCGTGACCAAAATCGAAGACGGCAAGCTCACCGTGGATGGAAACCACCCGCTGGCCGGACAGACCGTGCGCTTCATTGTCAATATCGTGGATATACGCGATGCGACTGCAGAAGAAATTGCCAACGGCAGGCCGGAAGATGCCGGCGCGCCAAGGCTGCACTGA
- a CDS encoding SCP2 sterol-binding domain-containing protein, whose protein sequence is MHAGLKQLVALSGFGLAMLAGQVHAATVMMSAEWAAQACEAWNKDANLTSGLAGKWIKNDHGHGYKVIQMYRTDCENSPHVEMRIADKGDKAMCIYGGKLETAKLDSSVDYLMHATTERWKEMGAGEYGPMKAMMFGRLEFSGPKLEAMGVMGPFGSFLMLVGKVPSDTASCPK, encoded by the coding sequence ATGCATGCAGGATTGAAACAACTCGTTGCCCTGTCCGGTTTCGGTTTGGCCATGCTTGCTGGTCAGGTACACGCGGCAACGGTGATGATGTCGGCTGAATGGGCCGCCCAGGCCTGTGAAGCCTGGAACAAGGATGCCAACCTGACCAGCGGCCTGGCCGGCAAGTGGATTAAGAATGACCACGGTCACGGCTACAAGGTCATCCAGATGTACCGCACCGACTGCGAAAACAGCCCCCATGTGGAAATGCGCATTGCCGATAAAGGCGACAAGGCCATGTGCATTTACGGTGGCAAACTGGAAACTGCAAAACTCGACTCCAGCGTGGATTACCTCATGCATGCAACAACCGAACGCTGGAAAGAAATGGGTGCCGGTGAATACGGCCCGATGAAGGCCATGATGTTTGGCCGCCTCGAATTTTCTGGCCCCAAGCTGGAAGCCATGGGCGTGATGGGGCCGTTCGGCAGCTTCCTGATGCTGGTTGGAAAGGTACCCTCCGACACCGCCAGCTGCCCCAAATAA
- the tal gene encoding transaldolase, translating to MSPLRKLNQLGQSIWLDNLSRTLLREGGLQQLIENDGISGVTSNPSIFQKALAESPYYHDDLARLKASQADAEKRYEALVIPDIQAACDLLLPTYQRCQGDDGYVSLEVSPHLAHDSDATIAAAQRLRAAVNRPNLLIKIPGTAAGLAAFEQLTAAGVSINITLLFSLRQTVRVFEAYIRGLKQRQAQGGALRSVKAVASLFLSRVDTLVDQRLASIDTDAAQTLTGRAALITAKLAYQRYQDIFHGVMFADLARAGARPQYLLWASTGTKNPAYSDVKYLEALIGTETINTVPDATLAAFRDHGHAELTLNDAIAAAEADYVALENLGIDLNAVGDTLQADGLKLFADSYDKALASS from the coding sequence ATGAGCCCACTGCGCAAACTCAACCAGCTAGGCCAGTCAATCTGGCTCGACAATCTTTCGCGTACCTTGCTGCGCGAAGGCGGGCTGCAACAACTCATCGAAAATGACGGCATTTCCGGGGTTACCTCCAACCCCAGCATTTTCCAGAAGGCACTCGCCGAAAGCCCTTACTACCACGACGATCTGGCACGTCTCAAAGCCAGTCAGGCGGATGCAGAAAAGCGCTACGAGGCACTGGTCATTCCCGACATCCAGGCAGCGTGCGATCTGTTGCTGCCCACCTATCAGCGCTGTCAAGGCGACGACGGTTATGTCAGTCTGGAAGTCTCACCGCATCTGGCGCACGACAGCGACGCCACGATTGCCGCTGCACAACGCCTGCGTGCCGCCGTGAACCGTCCCAACCTGCTGATCAAGATACCGGGTACGGCGGCGGGATTAGCCGCATTTGAACAACTCACTGCCGCGGGCGTCAGCATCAACATCACCCTGCTGTTTTCGCTCCGCCAGACAGTGCGTGTGTTCGAGGCCTACATTCGCGGACTCAAGCAGCGCCAGGCACAGGGCGGCGCTCTGCGCAGCGTCAAAGCCGTTGCCAGCCTGTTCCTGTCGCGGGTGGATACCCTGGTGGATCAACGCCTCGCCAGCATCGATACCGATGCTGCGCAAACGCTGACCGGGCGCGCGGCGCTGATTACCGCCAAACTCGCCTATCAGCGCTATCAGGATATTTTTCATGGCGTGATGTTTGCAGATCTGGCGCGCGCGGGCGCGCGCCCGCAATACCTGCTGTGGGCGAGCACCGGTACCAAAAATCCTGCCTATTCCGATGTGAAATATCTGGAGGCGCTGATCGGCACGGAAACCATCAACACCGTACCCGACGCCACTCTGGCGGCGTTTCGCGATCACGGCCATGCCGAACTGACATTGAATGACGCAATCGCCGCTGCCGAGGCCGATTATGTCGCGCTGGAAAATCTTGGCATCGATCTGAATGCCGTGGGTGACACCTTGCAGGCGGACGGGTTGAAGCTGTTTGCCGACTCCTATGACAAGGCACTTGCGTCCAGCTGA
- a CDS encoding MlaD family protein, with protein sequence MNKSMQFKVGLFVISAVLVTTTFFVYLLYARGYFERTWHYTLAASSAEGIGVGTPLTFRGIAIGQVANVALTDQGLVHITISVPGRERRWLRRNSRFAVERPLVGAARIRVDLTDLSSPALANGAAVPLDMGSAAVDVPALAAKVNGILDQLAGVSKNVAYITRKNGEIDAALVNVKTVTTRMSGKYGMAQGLLGSERNAQVLMDALNNARKLTANLDALSQKMDHWAFSRGGMADKADQSLAQIQAMLGDLRVSLNKLDAILANVNGLTANLKDGTDDLGQLRGQVDEAVSKANQLITKINRILPSSEPGKVKLP encoded by the coding sequence ATGAATAAATCCATGCAATTCAAGGTCGGACTATTTGTCATCAGCGCTGTGTTGGTCACTACGACATTTTTCGTTTATCTGCTCTACGCACGCGGTTATTTCGAACGTACTTGGCATTACACCCTGGCCGCGTCCAGCGCCGAAGGTATCGGCGTGGGCACGCCGCTTACCTTTCGCGGCATTGCCATAGGCCAGGTGGCGAATGTCGCGCTCACCGATCAGGGCCTGGTCCATATCACAATCAGCGTGCCTGGCCGCGAGAGGCGCTGGTTGCGCCGCAACAGCCGGTTTGCCGTGGAAAGACCACTGGTTGGCGCAGCCAGGATACGCGTGGATTTAACCGACTTGAGTAGCCCGGCGTTGGCCAATGGCGCCGCAGTACCGCTGGATATGGGCAGTGCGGCGGTGGACGTGCCGGCACTGGCAGCCAAGGTCAATGGCATCCTCGATCAGCTGGCCGGGGTGAGCAAAAACGTGGCTTACATCACGCGCAAGAATGGCGAAATCGATGCCGCGCTGGTCAACGTCAAAACCGTTACCACCCGGATGTCCGGCAAATACGGTATGGCCCAGGGACTATTGGGTAGCGAGCGGAATGCACAGGTGCTGATGGATGCACTGAACAATGCGCGCAAGCTGACCGCCAACCTCGACGCCCTGTCGCAAAAAATGGATCACTGGGCATTTTCCCGGGGGGGTATGGCCGACAAGGCAGACCAGTCGCTGGCGCAAATTCAGGCCATGCTGGGCGACCTGCGCGTGAGCCTGAACAAACTGGACGCAATCCTGGCCAACGTCAACGGTCTGACCGCCAATCTCAAGGACGGCACCGATGACCTTGGACAACTGCGCGGGCAAGTGGACGAGGCGGTGAGCAAGGCCAATCAGCTCATCACCAAAATCAACCGCATCCTGCCCTCCTCCGAACCCGGCAAGGTCAAGCTGCCATGA
- a CDS encoding P-loop NTPase family protein, translated as MSPELPLRVNLTALENIALVEQFHQAMSWTQASARAQRLLDSCGHGDIAMKRDEDLTPTQRFAVKLARAIQLRRPLLVIDRPALLLADVPYPDALGTLLARLADVYPAHRILDYTWNQALYGTMPQMETHHE; from the coding sequence GTGTCGCCGGAGCTGCCGTTGCGGGTGAACCTGACTGCGCTGGAAAACATTGCGCTGGTCGAACAGTTTCACCAGGCCATGTCATGGACCCAGGCCAGCGCGCGGGCACAGCGCCTGCTCGATAGCTGCGGGCATGGCGATATCGCCATGAAGCGCGATGAAGACCTCACGCCCACCCAGCGCTTTGCGGTGAAACTGGCGCGCGCAATTCAGCTACGGCGCCCGCTGCTGGTAATTGACCGCCCGGCACTGCTGCTTGCGGATGTACCCTACCCGGACGCGCTTGGCACCTTGCTGGCGCGCCTGGCGGACGTATACCCGGCGCACCGGATACTTGACTATACCTGGAATCAGGCCTTGTACGGAACCATGCCTCAAATGGAAACCCACCATGAATAA
- a CDS encoding MlaE family ABC transporter permease, with product MLVTWIETIGNAVITRLRSATALANFGWRLLVVVLNPRTYDSATRWIITKQIYFTAVQALPIFIAYSLVISAVIIRIMVTVARNFGLSEYVPGLIVGFLVMELLPFLSVLFVALRSGAAINTEIALMHVNNELAAFEHARIDPIRYEFMPRVVGGVLSVLALTGLSGLTALGVAFFVIYGLHPVNFPAYARAIGQLLAFPLMFWLVLKTTLFGLCVTLIPLKTGLEIPRRLFLVPVAVLKGMMRVFFAIVLIEVASLAFKYI from the coding sequence ATGCTGGTCACCTGGATCGAAACCATCGGCAATGCCGTGATTACACGCCTGCGCTCGGCCACTGCGCTGGCAAATTTTGGCTGGCGCTTGCTGGTAGTGGTGCTCAACCCGCGCACTTACGACAGCGCCACGCGCTGGATTATCACCAAGCAGATTTATTTTACGGCGGTGCAGGCGCTGCCCATATTTATTGCCTATTCGCTGGTCATCAGCGCGGTGATTATCCGGATCATGGTGACGGTGGCGCGCAATTTTGGTTTGTCGGAATACGTGCCGGGGCTGATTGTGGGTTTCCTGGTGATGGAGTTGCTGCCGTTTTTATCGGTGCTGTTTGTGGCCCTGCGCTCGGGGGCGGCGATCAACACCGAAATCGCGCTGATGCACGTCAACAACGAGCTGGCGGCATTCGAGCACGCGCGCATCGACCCCATCCGTTATGAATTCATGCCGCGCGTGGTGGGTGGGGTGCTCTCGGTACTCGCGCTGACAGGCCTGTCGGGACTGACGGCACTGGGGGTGGCGTTTTTCGTGATTTATGGCCTGCACCCGGTGAATTTCCCGGCTTACGCGCGCGCCATCGGCCAGCTTTTGGCGTTTCCGCTGATGTTTTGGCTGGTGCTCAAAACCACCCTGTTCGGGCTGTGCGTGACATTGATCCCGCTGAAAACCGGGCTGGAAATTCCCCGGCGGCTGTTCCTGGTGCCGGTGGCCGTACTCAAGGGCATGATGCGGGTGTTTTTTGCCATTGTTCTGATCGAGGTTGCATCATTAGCTTTCAAATACATATAG
- a CDS encoding SH3 domain-containing protein: MKMKIRRAKWLLLVSVLCTSLAAAASGGVLIKDETLYAKPAARSASVGRVVRGTPVTVVARQGGWLEVTSGRTRGWVRMFSVRGSVGGGGNTAAELAGLVQAGQRRPGNIVATAGVRGLNEEDLKTARYSEPGIQDLASYSVSAGAARQFAGKARLSRQNVAYLPNPAGSGDENRNNAWEVPQ; encoded by the coding sequence ATGAAGATGAAAATCAGACGGGCAAAATGGTTATTGCTGGTGAGTGTGCTATGCACCTCGCTGGCAGCCGCGGCATCGGGTGGCGTGCTGATCAAGGACGAAACCCTGTATGCCAAACCCGCAGCGCGCAGCGCGTCGGTTGGCAGGGTGGTGCGCGGCACCCCGGTAACGGTGGTGGCACGCCAGGGCGGCTGGCTGGAAGTGACAAGTGGCCGTACGCGCGGCTGGGTGCGCATGTTCTCGGTGCGCGGCAGCGTCGGTGGCGGCGGCAATACGGCGGCTGAACTGGCGGGTCTGGTGCAGGCGGGGCAGCGTCGGCCCGGTAATATTGTGGCCACGGCAGGTGTGCGCGGGCTCAACGAAGAAGACCTCAAGACTGCAAGATACAGCGAGCCTGGCATCCAGGATCTCGCGTCCTACTCGGTTTCTGCGGGAGCGGCGCGCCAGTTTGCCGGCAAAGCACGACTCAGTCGTCAAAACGTCGCCTATCTGCCCAACCCGGCCGGATCTGGCGATGAAAACCGTAACAATGCCTGGGAGGTGCCGCAATGA
- a CDS encoding M48 family metalloprotease, protein MKKSILIIALGAVFASSGAYALNLQDMLKDELLKQIEPRQAEPQQTAPSETGNAHGAQDNPAATVLGAFAKTSTEDEIRIGRQIAGDLLGAAPLVPDASLQRYVNQVGRWVALQSDRPDLPWHFGVIDTTDINAFAAPGGYVFVTRGLYQKLNSEAELAGVLAHEISHVVHKDHLKILQQTRLLNLGAQYLGKQAKGQDAVQKLIGSGAEIVARGLDKNAEFAADRMGVVLAARAGYDPYGLPAVLEEIGHTAPNDSRVALLFKTHPAPAERLSMLGEAIGTHFDSLAPGKELKDRFYRIR, encoded by the coding sequence ATGAAGAAATCCATTTTGATCATTGCGCTGGGCGCGGTATTTGCAAGCAGTGGTGCGTATGCGCTCAATCTGCAGGATATGTTGAAAGATGAGCTGCTCAAACAGATTGAGCCCAGGCAAGCTGAACCCCAGCAAACAGCCCCGAGTGAAACGGGCAACGCCCACGGCGCGCAGGACAATCCGGCCGCCACCGTTCTGGGTGCGTTCGCCAAGACCTCGACCGAAGACGAAATCCGCATCGGGCGCCAGATTGCCGGTGATCTGCTGGGTGCGGCGCCGCTTGTGCCCGATGCCAGCCTGCAGCGCTATGTCAACCAGGTGGGGCGCTGGGTCGCGTTGCAGAGCGATCGTCCGGATCTGCCCTGGCATTTTGGCGTGATTGACACTACCGACATCAATGCGTTCGCCGCCCCCGGGGGCTACGTGTTTGTCACCCGGGGTTTGTATCAGAAGCTCAATAGCGAGGCTGAACTGGCCGGTGTGCTCGCGCATGAAATCAGCCATGTGGTGCACAAGGATCATCTCAAAATCCTGCAACAAACCAGGCTGCTCAACCTCGGTGCGCAATACCTTGGCAAACAGGCAAAGGGCCAGGATGCGGTACAGAAACTGATTGGTAGCGGTGCCGAAATCGTGGCGCGCGGACTCGACAAGAATGCCGAGTTTGCCGCTGATCGCATGGGTGTGGTGCTTGCCGCACGCGCTGGTTACGATCCCTACGGCCTGCCCGCCGTGCTCGAAGAAATCGGTCACACTGCGCCGAACGACAGCCGCGTCGCGCTGTTGTTCAAGACACATCCGGCGCCGGCGGAACGCCTGTCCATGCTGGGGGAGGCGATTGGCACCCACTTTGACAGCCTCGCCCCGGGGAAGGAGCTCAAAGATCGGTTCTACCGGATTCGTTAA